Proteins from a genomic interval of Arthrobacter sp. CAN_C5:
- a CDS encoding ATP-dependent DNA ligase: MTDLPFPLQPMLAKAVSEVPAPDSVTGGLLYEPKWDGFRAIIHRDGDTVDIGSRGSKMLTRYFPELVEALKVSLPERCVVDGEIVVRTGSPGNERLDWEALSQRIHPAESRVRLLAEETPASFIAFDLLADGSGNLLDSPFAERRAALERIADGFSAPVHLSQTTHDVDLARRWLVEFEGAGLDGVVAKPLDAGYEPGKRRMLKIKHHRSADVVVLGYRVHTSGAGVGSLLLGLYDDGELRNVGGASAFTNKRRLELVEELEPDVVRDADGGAVRGETDRSRFSGSKDVSFVRLHPRRVMEVRYDQMEGSRFRHTAQFSRWRPDRDPESCTFEQLEVPVAYDLSEVLA, encoded by the coding sequence ATGACCGATCTACCCTTCCCCCTCCAGCCCATGCTCGCGAAAGCCGTCAGCGAGGTGCCCGCACCCGACAGCGTGACCGGCGGCCTGTTGTACGAACCGAAGTGGGACGGTTTCCGGGCCATCATCCACCGCGACGGCGACACCGTGGACATCGGTAGCCGCGGGTCCAAGATGCTCACCCGGTACTTTCCCGAACTTGTTGAGGCACTGAAGGTCTCCCTCCCCGAGCGCTGCGTGGTGGATGGCGAGATTGTGGTGCGCACCGGGTCCCCGGGCAATGAGCGCCTGGACTGGGAGGCCCTGTCCCAGCGCATCCATCCCGCCGAGAGCCGGGTCCGCCTGCTCGCGGAGGAGACCCCCGCGTCGTTTATCGCGTTTGACCTCCTGGCGGACGGCTCCGGAAACCTTCTCGACTCCCCCTTCGCCGAACGCCGCGCCGCCCTGGAACGGATAGCGGACGGGTTCAGCGCACCCGTCCACCTGTCACAGACCACCCATGACGTGGACCTCGCCCGCCGCTGGCTGGTCGAGTTCGAAGGCGCGGGGCTCGACGGTGTGGTCGCCAAGCCGCTCGACGCCGGGTACGAGCCCGGAAAGCGCCGCATGCTCAAGATCAAGCACCACCGCAGTGCCGACGTCGTCGTCCTCGGCTACCGGGTGCACACCAGTGGTGCCGGTGTCGGCTCCCTGTTGCTCGGACTGTACGACGACGGCGAGCTGCGCAATGTCGGTGGCGCCTCAGCGTTCACCAACAAACGGCGGCTGGAGCTGGTGGAGGAGCTGGAGCCCGACGTCGTGCGGGACGCCGACGGCGGCGCGGTGCGTGGTGAAACCGACCGCAGCAGGTTCAGCGGGAGCAAGGATGTGTCGTTTGTGCGCCTGCACCCCCGGCGGGTGATGGAGGTCAGGTATGACCAGATGGAGGGCTCACGGTTCCGGCACACCGCCCAGTTCTCCCGGTGGCGGCCGGACCGCGACCCGGAGTCGTGTACGTTCGAGCAATTGGAGGTCCCCGTGGCGTACGACCTAAGCGAGGTTCTGGCCTAG
- the ligD gene encoding non-homologous end-joining DNA ligase, translating to MASEATVLTVDGPHGSRDVRISSPSRVLWLDLGITKLDLAKYLVEVGESFVAANGDRPLALQRFKDGIGGEQFFSKNPPKGAPEYIRSVMVIYPSARSHPQLVIDEPAAAVWAAQMNTIVFHPWPSRADNSDNPDQLRIDLDPQPGTDFDDAIPAAIELRKVLQEAGLEAFIKTSGNRGLHVFAPIEPVREFLDVRHAVIAAARELERRMPDAVTTAWWKEERGEKVFVDFNQANRDRTIAGAYSPRALAHAPVSCPIEWDELENADPRNYTVLTVPERLKTIGDPWARFHDKPGSIDELLSWWQRDLDSGLGELPFPPDYPKMPGEPSRVQPSRAKKDK from the coding sequence ATGGCATCTGAGGCGACAGTCCTGACCGTTGACGGCCCCCATGGCTCCCGGGATGTGCGGATCTCCAGTCCCAGCCGGGTGCTATGGCTTGACCTCGGGATTACCAAGCTGGACCTGGCCAAGTACCTGGTCGAGGTGGGGGAGTCCTTCGTCGCTGCCAATGGTGACCGTCCCCTGGCCCTGCAGCGGTTCAAGGACGGAATCGGCGGCGAGCAGTTCTTCTCCAAGAATCCACCCAAGGGTGCCCCCGAGTACATCCGGTCGGTGATGGTCATCTATCCCAGCGCCAGGTCTCACCCGCAGCTCGTCATCGACGAGCCTGCCGCCGCCGTCTGGGCCGCCCAGATGAACACGATCGTCTTTCACCCCTGGCCGTCGCGGGCCGACAATTCGGACAATCCGGACCAGCTGCGGATTGATCTGGACCCGCAACCGGGCACTGATTTCGACGACGCCATCCCTGCCGCGATCGAGCTACGGAAGGTGCTGCAGGAAGCCGGTCTCGAGGCGTTCATCAAAACCTCAGGCAACCGTGGGCTGCACGTCTTCGCCCCGATCGAACCGGTCCGGGAGTTCCTGGACGTCCGCCACGCGGTGATTGCCGCGGCCCGTGAGCTGGAACGCCGGATGCCCGACGCCGTCACGACGGCGTGGTGGAAGGAAGAACGCGGCGAAAAAGTGTTCGTCGACTTCAACCAGGCCAACCGCGACCGCACCATCGCCGGTGCCTACAGCCCTCGGGCCCTCGCCCATGCCCCGGTGTCATGCCCAATCGAGTGGGATGAGCTGGAGAACGCCGACCCCCGTAACTACACCGTCCTCACCGTGCCGGAACGGCTCAAAACCATCGGCGACCCGTGGGCACGTTTCCACGACAAGCCGGGCTCCATTGATGAGCTGCTGAGCTGGTGGCAGCGCGACCTCGACTCGGGCCTCGGCGAACTCCCGTTCCCGCCCGACTATCCCAAAATGCCGGGGGAGCCGTCCCGCGTCCAGCCCAGCCGTGCCAAGAAGGACAAGTAG
- a CDS encoding magnesium transporter — MLLRLWHRLPWLIVGLIGALIAAGVVGNFEADLAEHVLIAFFVPGVVYLADAIGTQTEALVIRGLSLGVGIRRIAGREIATGVILGVLLGGVSLIVVGLIWQDWQVAVSVAVSLLAAASIATIIALVLPWIISRFGKDPAFGSGPLATVIQDILTVTIYLATASALVV; from the coding sequence GTGCTGCTTCGGTTGTGGCACCGCCTTCCCTGGCTCATCGTGGGGCTCATCGGAGCCCTGATTGCAGCGGGAGTGGTCGGTAATTTCGAAGCGGATCTCGCGGAGCACGTCCTGATCGCCTTTTTCGTCCCCGGGGTGGTCTACCTCGCCGACGCGATCGGTACGCAGACCGAGGCGCTGGTGATCCGAGGTCTGTCCCTCGGCGTGGGAATCCGCAGGATCGCAGGACGGGAAATTGCCACCGGAGTGATCCTTGGCGTACTCCTCGGCGGGGTGTCCCTGATTGTCGTCGGATTGATCTGGCAGGACTGGCAGGTGGCCGTATCGGTTGCGGTCTCCCTCCTTGCCGCCGCGTCAATCGCGACGATCATTGCCTTGGTGCTGCCCTGGATTATCAGTAGGTTCGGGAAGGACCCAGCGTTTGGGTCCGGCCCCCTGGCGACGGTGATCCAGGACATTCTGACGGTGACGATCTACCTCGCGACCGCTTCCGCCCTCGTGGTGTGA
- a CDS encoding CBS domain-containing protein codes for MTVLNPGDSTQFRTAAQHTTRRVPTAHPDESVGEALDDMRGQHYDCAAVIAVLTGDQLLGLVTIERLLAAPTTAVVSQLMDSQPPIVASTTV; via the coding sequence ATGACGGTTCTTAATCCTGGCGATTCAACTCAATTCCGGACGGCGGCTCAACACACCACACGCCGGGTGCCCACTGCACACCCCGATGAATCAGTCGGCGAGGCACTGGATGACATGCGCGGGCAGCACTACGATTGTGCCGCGGTGATCGCCGTGCTGACGGGGGACCAACTCCTCGGTCTGGTCACCATCGAGCGGTTGTTGGCCGCCCCGACGACTGCTGTGGTGAGCCAGCTCATGGACTCCCAGCCACCAATTGTCGCTTCCACAACGGTTTAG
- a CDS encoding polysaccharide deacetylase family protein, giving the protein MSGSIIAGLRGGAAAAKRSVLVGGLVSGLVLTGVVSPGSAVVAPHHIASETTVEESPAALPAQTLPSNPSIRFSSPYRIGYGWTASRTISVGDWDGNGFSDLMLIATDGRLFYYAANAREGFASPRQIGNGWLVAESVQGGVDWNRDGALDLIARFKDGRLMLYPGNGSGGFLAARQIGHGWLALRTWTPVQQSVNGFPAVMATDTAGIMHVYPTNGTGGFLPRIRLGGGWLPMRQVVGAGDWDKNGRSDLLVVDSEARLRLYAASSSGTSFPMTQIGTGWSAFPKIFATQLDPRAQTIWAVRTDGALYAYPAKYSGPNAAFKPWPSVPAKWDDTDWETFPTTRPVVALTFDGGASNAGVTSILNTLDRYDATASFFVTGQFARAYPASVRAMAAEGYPVGNHSNTHPYFPQLTNEAIRLELARAEAAIWPLTGKTTMPYFRFPYGDRTPLDIDVVNGFGYVPFRWTVDTLGWQGTSGGITASIVCQRVLNTARPGQIVLMHVGSNPNDGTTLDAAALPCIIEGLRARGYGFVSVEALLD; this is encoded by the coding sequence ATGAGCGGGAGCATCATTGCAGGATTGCGAGGGGGTGCCGCGGCTGCGAAGCGGAGCGTCCTCGTAGGCGGTCTCGTGTCAGGGCTCGTCCTCACCGGTGTGGTTTCACCGGGGAGCGCGGTCGTAGCACCGCATCACATCGCTTCAGAGACGACCGTCGAAGAGTCACCTGCCGCACTGCCGGCGCAGACTCTGCCGTCCAACCCCTCCATCCGCTTTTCGTCGCCATACCGGATTGGGTATGGATGGACAGCCTCACGCACGATCTCGGTCGGTGACTGGGACGGCAACGGCTTCAGCGATCTCATGCTGATCGCGACCGATGGCCGCCTCTTCTACTACGCGGCCAACGCTCGCGAGGGTTTCGCCTCCCCCCGCCAGATTGGGAACGGCTGGCTGGTCGCCGAGAGCGTCCAGGGTGGCGTGGACTGGAATCGTGACGGTGCGCTCGACCTGATCGCACGTTTCAAAGACGGGCGGTTGATGCTGTACCCGGGCAACGGCTCGGGTGGATTCCTCGCTGCGCGCCAGATCGGCCATGGTTGGCTGGCCTTGCGGACGTGGACGCCGGTCCAGCAGTCCGTCAATGGATTTCCCGCTGTCATGGCCACCGACACGGCCGGCATTATGCACGTCTACCCGACCAACGGCACCGGTGGCTTCCTTCCCCGTATCAGACTGGGTGGAGGCTGGCTCCCCATGCGCCAGGTCGTGGGAGCGGGCGACTGGGACAAGAACGGCCGCTCTGACCTGCTCGTTGTGGACAGCGAGGCCAGATTGCGCCTCTATGCCGCCTCATCCAGCGGCACATCGTTCCCCATGACACAGATCGGAACGGGGTGGTCCGCCTTCCCGAAGATCTTCGCCACTCAGCTCGATCCTCGTGCCCAGACGATCTGGGCGGTGCGGACGGACGGCGCCCTGTATGCCTATCCCGCGAAGTACAGCGGGCCCAACGCCGCATTCAAGCCATGGCCATCCGTCCCCGCTAAATGGGATGACACCGACTGGGAGACCTTCCCCACGACGCGCCCCGTCGTGGCCCTCACCTTCGACGGCGGTGCCTCCAATGCGGGGGTGACCTCCATCCTCAACACTCTCGATCGGTATGACGCCACGGCGTCCTTCTTCGTGACCGGCCAGTTCGCGCGTGCATATCCTGCCAGCGTGCGTGCCATGGCAGCTGAGGGATACCCCGTCGGCAACCACTCCAACACCCACCCGTACTTCCCGCAGCTCACCAACGAGGCCATCCGGCTCGAACTGGCGCGAGCGGAGGCCGCCATCTGGCCGCTCACCGGCAAGACGACCATGCCCTACTTCCGGTTCCCCTACGGCGATCGGACTCCACTCGACATCGACGTCGTCAACGGCTTCGGTTACGTCCCGTTCCGTTGGACGGTGGACACGCTGGGCTGGCAGGGGACATCCGGCGGCATCACCGCCTCGATTGTGTGCCAGCGGGTCCTGAACACGGCTCGGCCCGGCCAGATTGTTCTGATGCACGTGGGTTCCAACCCGAACGACGGCACCACCCTCGACGCCGCCGCCCTGCCCTGCATCATCGAAGGGTTGCGAGCGCGAGGCTACGGCTTCGTCTCGGTGGAGGCGCTGCTGGACTGA
- a CDS encoding redoxin domain-containing protein has protein sequence MRLLPTQPVPELDLALVRGGTTGDLSLGTGAGGRFTMVVFYRGLHCPICRQQLTELDRRLGDLKAAGIGRVLAVSMETQERSDQVVDQWHLNSVPVAYGLTEAAARDWGLNLSQAINDGEPALFNEPGVYILDQDRTLFWASTATMPFGRPAIDEIITGVRYAQEHNYPARGAA, from the coding sequence ATGAGACTTCTTCCCACGCAGCCCGTACCTGAACTTGACCTGGCCTTGGTCCGCGGAGGAACTACCGGTGATCTCAGCCTCGGGACCGGAGCTGGCGGCCGTTTTACCATGGTGGTGTTTTACCGTGGACTGCACTGTCCGATCTGTCGTCAGCAGCTGACCGAACTCGACCGGCGCCTTGGTGATCTCAAGGCGGCTGGCATCGGACGCGTTCTGGCTGTCAGCATGGAGACGCAAGAGCGCAGCGATCAGGTGGTGGACCAATGGCACCTTAACAGTGTTCCTGTCGCATATGGGCTCACCGAAGCAGCCGCCCGTGATTGGGGCCTGAACCTATCCCAAGCAATAAACGACGGCGAGCCGGCGCTTTTCAACGAGCCAGGAGTCTATATCCTCGACCAGGACCGGACCCTGTTTTGGGCAAGCACCGCCACCATGCCTTTTGGTCGCCCTGCCATCGACGAGATCATCACCGGCGTCCGTTACGCTCAGGAACATAACTATCCGGCGCGTGGAGCCGCCTGA
- a CDS encoding type 1 glutamine amidotransferase domain-containing protein, with protein MAKILMVVSAADSLTMKDGSQHPTGVWAEELVVSHRTLLGAGHTVHIASPGGVKPTFDQVSLAPEMAGGQEKVDEFREYITSIDDELSATLVLAEVDAAIYDAVVLPGGHGPMADLFQNEDLGRILIAANDSGRIIAPFCHGPAGLLSAVDGNGRFAFEGRRMTVFTNKEELSGGTGENTPWFVETALQEQGAVVELGPDWSSFVVRDGNLISGQNPQSSHDVAVAVINALAE; from the coding sequence ATGGCAAAGATTCTGATGGTCGTTTCGGCCGCTGATTCCCTGACGATGAAGGACGGTAGTCAGCACCCTACCGGGGTGTGGGCCGAGGAACTGGTGGTTTCCCACCGGACCCTCCTCGGCGCCGGACACACGGTCCACATCGCCTCCCCTGGCGGGGTAAAGCCGACGTTCGACCAGGTCAGCCTCGCCCCGGAAATGGCCGGAGGGCAGGAGAAAGTCGATGAGTTCCGGGAGTACATCACCTCCATCGACGATGAACTATCCGCAACGCTGGTCCTCGCCGAAGTGGACGCCGCGATTTACGACGCCGTGGTCCTGCCAGGCGGGCACGGCCCGATGGCTGACCTGTTTCAGAACGAGGACCTTGGCCGCATCCTGATCGCCGCCAACGACAGCGGGCGAATCATCGCTCCGTTCTGCCACGGTCCTGCCGGATTGCTCAGTGCAGTGGACGGAAACGGAAGGTTCGCCTTCGAGGGCCGGCGGATGACCGTGTTCACCAACAAAGAGGAGCTATCCGGGGGAACCGGGGAGAACACCCCGTGGTTCGTGGAGACCGCATTGCAGGAGCAGGGCGCCGTAGTGGAGCTGGGCCCTGACTGGTCATCCTTCGTGGTGCGCGACGGCAACCTGATTAGCGGCCAGAACCCCCAATCCAGCCACGACGTCGCCGTCGCCGTCATCAACGCCCTAGCCGAATAA
- a CDS encoding Crp/Fnr family transcriptional regulator encodes MTETGEPFSCLNAVELFADLTAEDMDNLDRVSPPRLFHSGELVFSQSQPIKALFILKAGRIRIFRVAEDGKTLTIAILEPGAVFGEMVLIGMQMYDNYAEALEESTVCQLSAADVENHFLSNPKLAVKISRLLGEQVARLEERLTDMALRPLSARTAATLLKLADAAPRSRFTHSVAVKLTHEQLAGLLGATREATSKTMSDFAAKKLLRQGRGRIIIEDAEGLRRISRTTS; translated from the coding sequence TTGACCGAAACCGGAGAGCCCTTCAGCTGCCTCAACGCTGTGGAGCTCTTCGCTGACCTCACAGCCGAGGACATGGATAATCTCGACAGGGTGTCTCCGCCCCGGCTCTTTCACAGTGGTGAACTCGTCTTCAGCCAAAGCCAACCCATCAAAGCCCTGTTCATCCTCAAAGCAGGGCGGATCCGAATTTTCCGGGTAGCCGAGGATGGAAAAACTCTCACCATCGCAATCCTTGAACCCGGCGCGGTGTTCGGTGAGATGGTGCTGATAGGCATGCAAATGTACGACAACTATGCCGAAGCGCTCGAAGAATCAACCGTGTGCCAGCTCAGCGCAGCAGATGTCGAAAACCACTTCCTCTCAAACCCCAAACTGGCGGTGAAAATCTCCCGCCTACTCGGCGAACAAGTCGCCAGGTTGGAAGAACGTCTCACCGACATGGCCCTGCGCCCCCTTTCAGCCCGCACCGCAGCGACCTTACTCAAACTCGCCGACGCGGCTCCCCGCAGCAGGTTCACGCACTCGGTAGCCGTGAAACTCACCCACGAACAACTTGCTGGACTGCTCGGAGCAACCCGCGAAGCCACCAGCAAAACCATGTCCGACTTCGCTGCCAAAAAACTGCTCCGGCAAGGCCGCGGCCGGATTATCATCGAAGACGCCGAAGGACTGCGCCGAATCTCCCGCACCACCTCGTAA